The following coding sequences are from one Corticium candelabrum chromosome 20, ooCorCand1.1, whole genome shotgun sequence window:
- the LOC134195560 gene encoding NAD(P)H azoreductase-like — translation MSKPVVLVLGTNGYVGKATVKSLSETYADKVVVKAASRDPAKLGELRDLKGVELVALDMSAPDAASHIKATGASTVYIVTPGVENRAAITSNAANASKEANVRHLVLVSTFMADTKDTVLGSQFTEIESHVKKLGLPYTLLRLPVFIDNFWADAETIKKQSTKYGAVNPDAAFTPIAVSDIGKASAAVLANPGLYVNKTIKLATKACTYNDVVKAFSESLGREIKYVQVPYEVVAKGALDMGFPEWQANALIEMNKLINAGSPVTNDPEGVIQFKSITGSDPIPVQQWVAAVAGGFK, via the exons ATGTCAAAACCAGTTGTTCTCGTTCTCGGCACTAACGGCTACGTCGGAAAAGCGACAGTGAAGAGTCTGAGTGAAACCTACGCCGACAAGGTCGTCGTCAAGGCCGCGTCACGTGACCCCGCCAAGCTCGGCGAACTGCGCGATCTGAAGGGAGTCGAGCTGGTCGCACTCGATATGTCGGCGCCCGACGCCGCTTCCCACATCAAAGCGACCGGCGCCTCTACGGTCTACATCGTCACGCCGGGAGTGGAAAATCGTGCAGCCATCACATCCAATGCAGCCAATGCAAGCAAAGAGGCGAATGTCAGGCATCTCGTCCTAGTGTCGACCTTCATGGCCGATACGAAGGATACCGTGTTGGGAAGTCAGTTTACGGAAATAGAGAGTCACGTGAAGAAGCTGGGATTGCCGTACACGCTTCTTCGACTGCCAGTCTTTATCGACAATTTCTGGGCGGATGCTGAAACCATCAAAAAGCAATCCACAA AGTATGGAGCAGTAAATCCTGATGCTGCTTTTACACCCATTGCTGTCAGTGACATAGGAAAGGCGTCTGCTGCTGTTTTGGCTAATCCTGGCCTCTATGTGAACAAGACCATCAAGCTTGCTACCAAAGCTTGCACTTACAATGATGTGGTGAAAGCCTTCAGTGAGTCACTTGGGAGAGAAATCAAATATGTGCAAGTCCCGTATGAGGTTGTCGCTAAAGGAGCTTTGGACATGGGATTTCCAGAGTGGCAAGCTAACGCACTCATTGAAATGAACAAGCTAATCAACGCTGGCTCACCAGTCACTAATGATCCAGAAGGTGTGATTCAATTCAAAAGTATCACTGGATCTGATCCGATTCCTGTCCAGCAGTGGGTGGCAGCTGTAGCTGGCGGATTCAAATAA
- the LOC134195410 gene encoding TNF receptor-associated factor 3-like, which produces MEETDVSHGSYSSEKKKDSLTVTEGSQCIVYAEDVPRHLLCAICNSPLQNAVQVSCGERWDRHCYKLQLQNLSSEQPLICPNCGETIDQKQTFPDVFAEKECSKLLVHCWENSSGCDFVGPKHSLQAHWDNCDYVKLPCARAECNEQVMRLNMDQHLNHQCQWRTIICRCGEEMKAFQQTDHESSCSEVLVECPNRCQEGRFIKRKDMEQHCKDCPRQMFKCKFVGCKHELDTQQALAEHVEMHLLEHVSGVSQECLALRETVDVAMADMGKSTLFLQNIEETGRAIDAEWNHVKEIEQRRSEMETQVKLINEKTTEATRQSVANLRHDFDVRLSDINKYFEHLSERLEKMEHITTSNTRKLQSQEERLSASRTRSGDRSGMSPAETQQFSAQDRVLAVHDIKLAEHSLRLDMMDCKGVNGVLLWKIMDVRRRRRDAVSGKTPSIYSQPFYTSPCGYKMCGRLYLNGDGIGKNTHLSLFFVIMRGEYDSLLMWPFSQKVTLSLVDQDGRRHISDTFRPDPTSSSFHRPTREMNVASGCPLFAPVEKLDAGNYVKDDTVFIRMVVDTSGAVAPDERR; this is translated from the exons ATGGAAGAAACGGACGTTTCTCACGGCAGCTATTCGTCTGAGAAGAAAAAGGATTCCCTAACTGTCACTGAAGGCTCTCAGTGTATTGTCTATGCGGAAGACGTTCCCAGGCATTTACTCTGCGCCATCTGCAACAGTCCCTTACAGAATGCAGTTCAAGTATCTTGCGGAGAGCGTTGGGACCGCCATTGCTACAAACTTCAGCTGCA AAATTTATCTTCTGAACAACCCTTGATATGCCCTAATTGTGGTGAAACGATTGATCAAAAGCAG ACGTTTCCTGATGTATTTGCAGAAAAAGAATGCAGTAAACTCCTTGTTCACTGTTGGGAAAATAGCAGTGGTTGTGATTTTGTGGGGCCGAAGCATAGTCTCCAG GCTCACTGGGACAACTGTGATTATGTGAAGTTGCCTTGTGCGAGGGCAGAATGCAATGAACAGGTGATGAGACTTAACATGGATCAGCATTTGAATCACCAGTGTCAATGGCGGACAATCATTTGCCGCTGTGGAGAAGAGATGAAAGCTTTCCAGCAGACG GATCATGAATCGTCCTGTTCGGAAGTACTTGTAGAGTGTCCTAACAGATGTCAGGAAGGTCGATTCATAAAGAGGAAGGAT ATGGAACAACACTGCAAAGATTGCCCTCGTCAGATGTTCAAGTGCAAGTTCGTCGGCTGCAAGCATGAACTA GACACACAGCAAGCTCTAGCAGAACACGTCGAAATGCATCTTCTGGAACACGTTAGCGGGGTAAGCCAGGAATGTCTCGCTCTTCGCGAAACGGTTGACGTGGCAATGGCCGACATGGGCAAGTCGACGTTGTTTCTTCAAAACATTGAAGAGACGGGGCGCGCCATCGATGCCGAATGGAATCACGTGAAGGAAATCGAGCAGCGTCGATCGGAAATGGAAACTCAAGTGAAACTGATCAACGAGAAAACAACCGAGGCTACCCGTCAGTCGGTGGCGAACTTGCGGCATGACTTCGACGTTCGTCTTAGTGATATTAACAAGTATTTTGAACATTTGTCTGAACGACTCGAGAAGATGGAACACATTACGACGTCGAACACGAGGAAGTTGCAATCGCAAGAAGAGCGGCTCTCGGCTTCTCGTACTCGGAGcggtgacaggagtgggatgAGTCCCGCCGAAACTCAGCAGTTTTCCGCACAGGATCGCGTACTTGCCGTCCACGACATCAAACTGGCCGAGCACAGTCTCCGATTGGATATGATGGATTGCAAGGGCGTGAACGGCGTGTTGCTGTGGAAGATCATGGACGTGCGGCGGCGACGACGCGACGCCGTGAGCGGGAAGACACCGAGTATCTACTCCCAGCCGTTCTACACATCGCCGTGCGGCTACAAGATGTGCGGACGGCTCTACCTGAACGGCGACGGCATCGGAAAGAACACTCACTTGTCTTTGTTCTTTGTTATTATGCGTGGGGAGTACGATTCTTTGTTGATGTGGCCATTCAGCCAGAAGGTCACACTTAGTCTCGTCGATCAGGATGGAAGGCGCCACATCTCAGACACTTTCCGTCCCGATCCGACGTCGTCGTCGTTTCACCGGCCGACTAGGGAGATGAATGTCGCCAGCGGATGCCCATTGTTCGCACCGGTGGAGAAGTTGGACGCTGGAAACTACGTGAAAGATGACACGGTGTTTATCAGGATGGTTGTAGACACGTCAGGAGCTGTAGCACCGGATGAGAGGAGATAG